A single Heterodontus francisci isolate sHetFra1 chromosome 32, sHetFra1.hap1, whole genome shotgun sequence DNA region contains:
- the LOC137347493 gene encoding probable G-protein coupled receptor 139 produces MHGSPKGLVFAIYYPILAAIGAPANLAVIVILSRGRCGLSRCITYYLVSMAVTDLLVIITAVILNRIAGIYFPLSFMSITPICSLRIALIYAAIDSSAWLTVAFTFDRFMAICCQKLKIKYCTQKTSARVIGTVCTLSCLKNTFLYFIYEPLYIINNIPWFCSIKLIFYMSPVWIAYDWIHHILTPCLPFILILLLNALTVRHILVASRARRRLRALNNGETQSDPEMEKRRKSIVLLFCVSGSFIFLYFLLLVTFLYVQITNVSYFSGSDVSESTFILEENGYMLQLLSCCINPFIYAGTQSKFRQELKNGVKYPLRLFVKLAK; encoded by the exons ATGCACGGATCACCAAAAGGtctggtgtttgccatttactatccaatccttgCAGCTATTGGGGCTCCAG ctaACCTGGCTGTGATTGTGATCCTTTCACGaggaagatgtggtctctccagatgtatcacttactacctggtgtctatggcagtgacggatctcctggtcataaTCACCGcagtgatattaaaccggattgctggtatttattttCCACTCAGTTTCATGTCCATCACACCGATATGTAGTCTCCGTATTGCCCTCATCTATGCAGCCATAGATAGTTCTgcctggttaacagtcgctttcacctttgatcgatttatggccatttgttgccagaagctgaaaataaaatattgcacccaGAAGACATCGGCACGGGTTATTGGAACGGTCTGCACACTGAGCTGTCTAAAAAATACCTTCTTGTATTTTATATATGAACCTTTGTACATAATTAATAACATACCCTGGTTCTGCAGCATAAAATTAATATTTTACATGTCACCTGTATGGATTGCATATGACTGGATCCatcacattttaaccccttgtctcccattcattctgattttactgctcaatgctctgactgtcagacacattctagtggccagtagagcacgcaggagactccgggccctcaacaatggagagactcagagtgacccagagatggagaaacggaggaagtccattgttttactcttcTGTGTCTCAGGCAGTTTCATCTTTTTATATTTCCTACTACTTGTAACTTTCCTCTATGTCCAAATCACAAACGTTTCTTACTTCTCAGGTTCTGATGTCAGTgaatcaacatttattctggaggAAAATGGATATATGCTTCAGCTGTTGAGTTGCTGCATCAACCcgtttatttatgcagggacccagagtaaattcagacaggagttaaagaatggggtgaaatacccACTGCGTCTATTTGTTAAATTAGCTAAATGA